The stretch of DNA ATAATGAAATTTCAGATAAAGAAGAAACAGCTGTATGGAACGGCATATCTTCAGTTTAACATGTTTTGAACTCTCAAGGTACTGTGGAAATTATACAAAACCTAGAAAACACCAAAGCAAGCGCAACTAAAATTGTAAAAAACGATAGAATACAgaacttaagtattttttagcATTTATCTTTGGTTCATTATTATCTCGTTTTGTCTAATGCAGCAAGATGTATTCTTAAATAGTTATGAtattaaaaacaattcaactcatGTCAGAAAACTTCATTCCATAGTGCTTATTTATTGATGAGGAACATAAAGAAAGTACCTCCCAGAGCTCAAATGGAACGGCATACTCGTTATATAGTTGAGTTATGCTCTTTAATTCTAATGATAGCTCTTTAGCCTTTTCACGTGCAGCACTTGGAACATTGGCAGCATCAGCAGTCAAACTGCTTTCAGGGAGTTCATTTTGAGCAGACTCAGATGTGCCAGGTGAAGCATACCTGGAAGCTATAGCTTCCAGTTCTTCTTTGATCTTTATCTGAAACCGAAGAACAGCAAGCTTCCCTTCAAGCAGATCTAGCAGTCCATTGTCAAAACCAACTTGTGCAGATCCAACCAAACCATTACTGTTACTTGCATTCTTTGCCTGTAGAACTGCATTACTAAGGTACTGATACCTGTGTTtgacaaaatgtaaaaagtgtCATTTACACACAGCTGGGTCAATTTTATCCGACAAATTTATTCTATTGAGGGGAATGGCAGTTCTAGAAGGATCTTTTCTTTTGGCAGGAGCCTTTCAAATTCATCTTTATAGATAGACATAGTGACCATTACTTAAAAACAAGGAAGCTACAACTTACATTAGATTGTCTTCATTTCATAGTCCAAGTTTATTCGAGCATTTTGAGGGTCAGAAAGTGGAATCAGTAAATGTTCCACAGAAGGGCAAGAGTTGGGTGTCTAGTAAGAGGTGTCGATAGACCAAAAATATTCTCTGAATTTGTTTCTGGTAAGTTCTCTCTCCGAAATTTTACTATGATGTCAGGGAAAAAGATCTTGGAAGGAGATTTGGCAACTTGTGCACCTTCAAAAGCATCCAATTTCATTTTGCTGCTTCGCAGGAACTATCGTCACTATGATTATTACTTCTCACTATGATTATTACTCCCTCCGTCCCATATGAAGTGTCCATTTTTGCAAACCCAACTTAACACTTCGTATCCTTGTCTCTTGAAAAGAAATTACTATGGAAGAGTTGGACTACGAGACAACCTTTAGAGGGTAATTCACAAggttataaaattttctatactAAATTAAGAAAGTGGGCATTCATTTTGGAAAGTTCACACATGGAATGGGCAGAGCAAATAGAGAGAGGAATATTCATCCCAAAATAGTGCTATATGTACAAATGCAAGAGGTGAGAGCCAATTCAATGGAAGCTACAGGGGCTTTATGTACCTTCTTGGTGTACAAGAGATGAGAACCGTGGAGGACTTCTTCGGTCAAGTTCGATTGACTTGGGTCATGCTCGAAAGAATTATGGATCTGCTAGGTGGCAAGAGCTAATCTTTTGCgctttttcataaatatttgtCTCATAAAAAAGGTGGGAATTGTAGTTAAGGTATTGGATGGCTGAacaggagatttttttttttttttgattggcacccgggtgtccgagaacaaagtcACAACTAATCCCGGGGATGCACATGCCCTTGGCTGAACAGgagatttgaaaataagaagagatgcCTGGTAAGAAAATAGATTCTTATGTTTGGTATCAAGTGTTTGAAAGGATAGAATGGACACTTGTTCCAAAGAAAACAAGTGCTATTGCATgaattaagttttgtttttctatGGAGCCCTTTTTTGCTTGCTTGAAGCCCTCCATTTGTTATACAGGTCACTTATTTTCTTGAGGTTTTAGAATCAttatcatatgttaattaacaTGCTTTTAAAGGGTTGATTTTCTTGTCCACTTAGCAGTACCCTTCCTGGACAGTTTTAGAATGGTGGAGTTCTTGATTGCAGTATTTGATTCTGTCTTTGATTACTTGCTTTCGTACAGATGCATTTTTCTCTCTGGTAAACTAAAGCCAAGGGTCCATTCAATTTTAGGTTATTTAAACCAAAGCAAGTTGCAAAATTAAACAATGAACCATTCTTCCGTAAATCAAAACTcggtaataaaaaataataataaagtgaaGCTGCCAACCTCTTTTCAAGAGTAGGAACATCCCCCACATCAGTTGAACGCCTCTCAGCCAGTCTCAGCAAAACATGAGCTGCAAGCATATGCTGCCGTTTCAAGACATAGTACCGTGCCAAAAGATCAAAGTACTTGGATTGATTAGAGTGTATAGGTGCTCCTGATTGACCCATAAGAGAAGTAGCTGATGTCACAGAAGAAACAACTCGAACCTACAAGACAGATAGTAGAAACATGATACTAATCCTCCAGAAGGATGCTTATACAAACCAAGTATTTTCGGAGAACTGCAAGTTTTCAACACATGGCTGCAAATGTATATacaaacaaaatttaagataatgACAACAATTACCAATGCTTTAGATCAGGTCTTCaatgaaataaatagaaataaaaatagttttaattttaatttaagaaaacCTCTTGCATAGGTTCACGGCCAGCACTTTGCAGAAAAGGCACCAAATCGGGACCTCCATACTCCAACAACTCATTTTCAAGGCCAAACTCAATCATGGCCCTGTACAAGTACtcatgaaatattttgtcaGGTGATTGGACACCAAGTTGAACAATCTGGCATATATATTTCTTCCGAGAGGCCTGATCAAGGGAAGATCTTGCAGTAGCAGGCCTAGCAGGAGACCCAAATTCCCTCTGAGAAGCATCACCCTTCAAAGAACGCAAAGCACTGATAATTATCTCATAGCACTGTTCACGCTGAGCAAGTGCATATTCTCGAGTAGCTGTATCAATTTGATCATTATATGCATCACCTGCAGGGTCAAGAGCCTGTGCCTTCTGCAGTGGTAAACGAACAACAGCTTCATAGAATCTGCAATGCCCCTCTAAAGATCAGGTTCTTGACATAATAATCTAATAGAGAAATCAAGCAATCAAAAAGGACTCTGGCCTGAAGCACTCAGCTTAAAAGATCAACTGACCTTAAATCCTCAAACCGCTTGCAGACAGTTCGTAAATCAGCAGACTCTGGAACTTTACTCAAGTAGTCAAAGGCCTCTCTAGCAAGGTTCTCCTTTTCCTCAGCATCTGGAGTTACAGCAGCCCTCTCAAGACATTCGACAGCTAAGAAAAACTTGTAATCAGGCTCCTTGTAATAGCTTGGACAACCCTCCCTAAATTTTGCACTGATATCATCAACCGTCCCTCTGCCATCAGGACCAGTATAATACTGAAGAAATGAAGAATGTCAAATTacgaaaaatatttaaaattgaagattaTGTCAGATAAAACCAAAATTAGCCACTAAAATTGTCAGACAAGAATATGAAGAAACTTGTTGGCAAGTGGAAGAGCTTGTGTAAGTGGAGCTTCATTAAAGGGTTTCATCTGAACTTCCAATTACCTCCATTAGAGCTGATATCAGCATTGTAGCGAGGCGATCGCCCTCCTCAGAACAAACTAGTTGATGGAATGTCAATTGAACTAATGCCTGTCTTAGATTAACATCAAATCCCTGAACCAAGCGTGTGACATGATGCTGAGAGAGAAGTTGGAGTAAAAACAGGGCTTCACCAGATCTAAGAAGCAACTGCCTAATACATTCCATTGCCCTCACCTTTAGCACAACAACCAAAGAGTTAGCAAATGAAATAACAAGTATAAAGACCAATGTCTACATTAGCAACTTCAACCTACCTCCATGGCAGCCAATTCTGCAGGACTATATGGTAATCTCTGCCTTTTATTAGATGTCCCACCACCATTGGAATCGACACTGCGTGAATAAGAACCAAATAAATTCCTCATCATACTCTGGTCACCAGTACCAAAGTCCGAACCAGTTCCATAAAGGATAGAGCCTGTCAAGTCTCCTAAACCAGCTACACAGCCATAAAGTCCCCTCCTTTGATTCCTTCTAGACCTTAGAAACTTCTCTAAAGAGCGGATCTTGTTTTCAATGACTTGCATGGCCCCAACAGAGAGTCTGCATACGACTACCCCATTTTCAGATAAGGCATCAGATGAACCTAAACCACCTTTCAGAACCACAACAGGAAGTTCCCACAGAGGAAAAAGCAACCTTGATGAGCACAAGCAGAGCCCTTCATGTGCACCTGAAAACATGGGCTCAGCCTCCTGTACAACCTGACCCATGCTAAATCCCCCAGCAGTGGTTCTAGTGTTTGACAATGCACTACTACCTTCAACTTGTGGCATTCCAACAAGTCTTGGGTCCTCAAAAGCTTCAGCTGCCTTCTCAGCAACAACATTGCTTATAAGATTTTCAGAATGGACTATTCTTGCAGCAAGCATTAAACACATTCCAGCTGCCTCGCCAGCGCCAAAACGATTGAAGAAATCTTCTAAGATTGATCTTGGTGAGTTGGATTCTAACAACCTCCTTAGAATGTCCACAGGCCTGTTTAAAACTAATTCCATCATGCCCATGGTACTGAAAATGATGATTCCCCTCCTGGGCAAAATGTGTTGGGTGGAAAGGTCACCTCTGGCCCAAAGTTTACCAGATACTTTTTCACAGGACTCCCCCGAGCTTTCAAATCCTCCAAATTCAATTTCTGAAAACAGAGACTGCACAGTAGCTGCAGTATCTGGCGAGGGTAAGACATCTGCCACAAAAAGCATTCGTCCTTCTACTGGTATAGAAGAGACAGATTCCCGTAATGCACGAGAACTCCTTGTACCTGTCCCTAAACTACTTGAGAGTGACGATTGTGTGCTTGAGTCTCTGTTTACAATGAGAAGAGAAGACAAGGTTGGTGGCGATGaatcagaaagaagaagagttCCGGCAGAATAATATGCAGTCTCAACCTTTAGTGAGAGATCCTCATTCTGAGGTCTACCAGCAAGAGACATGGCTCCAAAAGCAAGTCCACTACTGACCCCCAAAGGAGGAGAAGGCCTAGTTGTCACAACTTTTAAACAGCTTGGTTTATGATGGTTAGAATTAAATCCACCCAAGTTTCCACTAGATGGAGAAGTGGAAAGGTACATCCTTCTTCCATCAGACAAAACAGCAACAAGGTGTAGCCCCTTTGATTCCAGCAGAGATAGAGTTGAAATGCAGACAATAGATGGTTTTGTCAACCGATTTGTTGTCGCTCTTGTTCCGGTTGATTGTCTACCTCCATAATGTGCATCCCTCTGATTAATAAGATTCCTTTCTTCTGCCACTTTCTTGAGTGGACCATCACCACTTGGTCCCGTAACAAAAACCTGAAGTTTCATCTCTTCGGTACGTGTGTATAAAATTTGTCTTTCATTATCAAAAACCATTTCGACAATGGGGTCAGCAGCTCCAAATTTAAATACACTTGGTACAACCCACCTGAAAACCAATGGTATGTTCTagttaatatatagaaaatcaaATCTCAACAACGCACTTTGATATCAAGAAATTATATGTTGATCATCAATGACAGGAAACTTTGACCATATACAACTTTTAAAGCATTAAACAACAAAACATACCTTGAAATAACACTTCCTAAACCAGTAGTATGGCAGACTTTACGACAACGCTTTTGCCAGCCCGAACCAGTTGTGTAATGCAACTCATAAATGTGGCCATCGCGACCAGCCAAGAAAATACGACCCTTATCAGTACATGTAATACAAGTCATGGTGACTCCATCAGATGGTATTGTGTACTCTGGCAAAGGTTGCAATGAAACCTCTGCAAACGGATCAGTACTAACCTCCCCTCCAGAGCAGCATACACCTACAAGAATCAACTGATAACGAAAGGATGATAAGAAAAGGTAAGATCATCACAACCTAGAGAATAAGTACTAGGTCTTGAGCCTATCacaccactcttttttcttacAATGGGAGGAGGTGCCATTTGAGCCAGAATTCATTAGCACAATATATGAAGTTGGTGGCTTGCAATAAATTAATCCCAATcttggaaaataaaatgatatattagaaagaaaagaaaattcaacaaacctgattaaaaaaaaaaaaaaaagaatcctcCAATGTTTTGCAAGAAAGTAATTAGGCATTTAAATAATACTCAGGAAAAGTCTTAATCAGCAGACATAAACGAGGATGGCACAGTAACCATGTAGCAATAACTTTGACCAGCATGCATTGAAAAGGTactgtaattgtttttttttttttttttacttttctttaaaaataaaataaaatctgaacATCTCCCTTTCCTCTATTAAATACAAAACTCGTACTTTGTAACATATAGGTCCAAAATTAGGgtttagaattattattattatttttaagatctATTTTGAGATAGTGATTGTATTGGATTGGGTTCCTTCCACAGTCTACACCCGTATATCCCTCTATTTGATTTCCTAATTTGAATAGTTTCCTAATTGGAAACCAATTCACACATAAAAAACCCTCACATAaatcctctctcttttcctcatAATATTCCCTTCAGTAAACTCACAGAACCCCCATGGCCAGAACCTCCCCATGTGAAAACCAAAATTTCCCTACCCATACAGCCACCCCGCCGGAAACCACCACAGAAGATGCTGCCGGTAAGTCTTCCTGTTAGACCCCCACATTGAGTTGCCTCTAGAGATGTTGCACATGCCCTAATCATGATGGGGACATGCCCCTTGGCTAGCCCACAAGCATGCCTTGGCTCGTGTCGTGACATGCAcagggcgcccagcatgcatgcatgccttggccagCGCGATGGCATGCACGGGGAGCCCAGCATGCgggccagcgaggttagtgacCCTGGCATGCGCGCAGACATGCGCCACGCATCCATGCACGCGGCAATGCGCCCATGCGCATGCCCCAACGCAATCCTATGCACTGCGTGGCCTTGCGCGAGCCCAGGTGCAGCAAGGCCATTGACGCCCCCATGCGCCGCACAGCTCCCTTGCGTGCGCCCATGTGTAGCGTAGCACTGTCAGCGCCCAGGTCTCTAGCCTAGGCCATGCCACTCAGCAACACGCCCCAGGCCACCTGCCGCACACCAACGAAGTTAGTGGCATGCCATCTagcgcatggctccagcccatgccttgtaGCCTCAACGCCCAAGCCACCAGCTTGTGCCATGCAGAGCCAGCACCTAGGCcaccagcctgggccatgcagcgCACACACATGActcaccatcagcaagccatgccatgtcacctagccatggaccagtccgaagaccaccatgcaccatcCTAGCTCACCATGGGCCCATGCATGCCACAACCAAGCTGGGTCCATGCcactatcttattattttatttatttatttattttcaagggacctattagGGATTTCCAATTTGcattgcttataaataggacatcattcactttagaatcttttggcaaataCCCTAGAGGGAGGATTATTGTTTGAGGGATCATAAACGGTGTctttgcacttgggctttttgggtgaaattcgtgaatcccaaagagaggatcacaccttgcaattctttgaatagatgtgattcatttatcttgttcttgcaacttggtgcaattcgtgaatccaagttgtggttatcattgtttttatcatttgatCAATATGTGAGGTTTATTCAACACTTGTGCAATCTGTGAATCATTTGttgaattattatcattttgtccattcaagttcttaagtatttttgcttttgttcttgagtgttcatcTTTGTGTTCCTAGTGTTCTTTATTCCAattgctcttccaatccatccaatCCATAATCTCGACCAACCCTAGTGTTTGTCACTTTCCATAAATTGTTTGCCTCATCAAaccttgccctagccgaaacacaTTATCCTTGCTAAttctaattcaaattaaaatttcagCAATCACTTGCCTTATTTGAATTGCCCTAGCCGCCCACTCCACTTTTCATATtagtgttcctataatttaggaccCCTAATTGCTCCATCTTAATCCCTATAGCCGGCCATATACACTTCCCATTTGAGTTCCAAGATTTTAGGAAACTTTCCTAAAATCACTCAACTACCTATCTCGtccaaccctagccgcccatcaccaaaaccctaattccaaaccctagccgtccatcatcatcatcatccaaaccctaaacctagttcccaagtggcgccaaccctagttcCTCACTAGTGCTGTGCGCCCCTTACACCATTGTAGCCCATACACTCCATCACCCTTTTCCCACCATTCCATACACCAATCCTAGCCTAAACACATAACCTCATTTTACCAAAGTGGTCATCTTGGCCACCATTGTTTGAGAATTAAGCAAGAGAGGAACGGAGattcggtcatcacaaggagaGCCTTGGCGTGGAgatcatagtgtttagggacttgaccgaggtccctaacactTCCTCCCCTCACGATGTGCGTCGACTCCTAAACCCCCTCCATCGCTCTCTATCCACTGTCAAAAACCAAACAGGCCGTGTGTGTTGTTGCCGCTGCCCACCGTCGACCTTAGAGGACGTCGAATCACCTCATTGCAGCCACAAAACTCGCCGACCAGGCACCTCCTTCCACCTCACACTATTCCAAGGGAACCTCCAGCTGTGCTGCCATGACTTCCAGCCACCCAGTTGCATCTCTTTTCTCTCTCGGTCACTCAGAGGCCAATTTCATTTGGCCATTCACACAATTTTGACAGCCTTATACCACTCAGGATTTGTAATTTCACTAACTTGGTTACTCGAGCCACTCTAATAGAAGAAGATATGAGGCCAAACACAGAACTATTCAATCAAAAGAAATGCCAACAACTACTACCAGAGCCCAATAGAAACAAGAAGCCTGCCCCTAGTTACCGTCCTCAACTGTCTCAGAGTGGGCATGTCCATCGCATCCAGTTTGCAAGAATTGCAGAAAAAGGTATCCAGAAAATTGCTTAGTGGACCAGAATGTTTGCTTCAAGAGTGGACAGCCAAACCACATGGCTCGGGACTGCCCAAAAAGGAACGCACCAGCTCCAGTTACAGGGAGTGGTCAGAGGGTTACAGCACCAGCTAGAGTGTTTGCTCTTACTACTGATGATGTGGTTGCAGGTGATGATATTTGCGAGGATGGAGCTGCAGGAAAGGACTTAAACCAAGGAGACAAGACAGAGGCCTAGGAAGTTTTGACATGCtcgtttatgattttattttaataagctATTTTATTCAGCACAAGAGACTTGCTTGATTTTTGTGCTTCGCAGACTCTCTTTtggattttagaattttaataaagatcgactttttttttttttatggaaccTTTTGGATTTGGCGTTTTCTTAAGAAGAATTTTGTTAGGAGCAGACCGATTCCTATAGAATTTGTGAAGTATTCCTGAAGGTGGTATCAATGAAGGGAATGAGTAGGTTTGGCAAGAAAGGCATGTGGAGTCCGAGATATTTAGGACCTTCTGACGTATCATCTCAAGGACGAGATTCCTTTTTAGGAGGGGAGATTGTAACATACGGGTCCAAAATTAGGatttagaattattattattattattattattagtatttttattatttttaagatctATTTTGAGATAGTGATTATATTGGATTGGGTTCCTTCCACAGTCTACACTCGTTATGTGAATGTGTGACGATATATGTAAGGTTTCAAAATTGAGCCTAATGTTAAACTAAGTTTACAATATGATGTGCTATTaccgagtcttcgactcatttgtttgtttctatgtttttatgttttaatgtccTAGATGATGATTTCATGGATACAGAGCAGGAGTGGAATAAATTCCCAGAGACTTAGTATATGATCTAGACATTTAAGTAGTGTTGGTTTCACATAGAACTAGCTTATgccatttcttttatttctcagCTTTTATGTTATGAAAGACTGTCATACTATATGAGTTTTATGATTCAATGAACCAGGTAATTTCATAACTTCGAATCTCTTCACtaggcattatgttatgaatgtacGTAACATTCCTGACCT from Juglans microcarpa x Juglans regia isolate MS1-56 chromosome 3S, Jm3101_v1.0, whole genome shotgun sequence encodes:
- the LOC121257257 gene encoding nuclear pore complex protein NUP155; its protein translation is MSREEEIVMRDVMNAGLVVSDRIGREVASQLDLEEALEASRYASHPYTTHPREWPPLVEVVDTSELPPVLIERYNAAGGEGTALCGIFPEIRRAWASVDNSLFLWRFDKWDGQCPEYSGEEQAICAVGLAKSKPGVFVEAIQYLLILATPVELILVGVCCSGGEVSTDPFAEVSLQPLPEYTIPSDGVTMTCITCTDKGRIFLAGRDGHIYELHYTTGSGWQKRCRKVCHTTGLGSVISRWVVPSVFKFGAADPIVEMVFDNERQILYTRTEEMKLQVFVTGPSGDGPLKKVAEERNLINQRDAHYGGRQSTGTRATTNRLTKPSIVCISTLSLLESKGLHLVAVLSDGRRMYLSTSPSSGNLGGFNSNHHKPSCLKVVTTRPSPPLGVSSGLAFGAMSLAGRPQNEDLSLKVETAYYSAGTLLLSDSSPPTLSSLLIVNRDSSTQSSLSSSLGTGTRSSRALRESVSSIPVEGRMLFVADVLPSPDTAATVQSLFSEIEFGGFESSGESCEKVSGKLWARGDLSTQHILPRRGIIIFSTMGMMELVLNRPVDILRRLLESNSPRSILEDFFNRFGAGEAAGMCLMLAARIVHSENLISNVVAEKAAEAFEDPRLVGMPQVEGSSALSNTRTTAGGFSMGQVVQEAEPMFSGAHEGLCLCSSRLLFPLWELPVVVLKGGLGSSDALSENGVVVCRLSVGAMQVIENKIRSLEKFLRSRRNQRRGLYGCVAGLGDLTGSILYGTGSDFGTGDQSMMRNLFGSYSRSVDSNGGGTSNKRQRLPYSPAELAAMEVRAMECIRQLLLRSGEALFLLQLLSQHHVTRLVQGFDVNLRQALVQLTFHQLVCSEEGDRLATMLISALMEYYTGPDGRGTVDDISAKFREGCPSYYKEPDYKFFLAVECLERAAVTPDAEEKENLAREAFDYLSKVPESADLRTVCKRFEDLRFYEAVVRLPLQKAQALDPAGDAYNDQIDTATREYALAQREQCYEIIISALRSLKGDASQREFGSPARPATARSSLDQASRKKYICQIVQLGVQSPDKIFHEYLYRAMIEFGLENELLEYGGPDLVPFLQSAGREPMQEVRVVSSVTSATSLMGQSGAPIHSNQSKYFDLLARYYVLKRQHMLAAHVLLRLAERRSTDVGDVPTLEKRYQYLSNAVLQAKNASNSNGLVGSAQVGFDNGLLDLLEGKLAVLRFQIKIKEELEAIASRYASPGTSESAQNELPESSLTADAANVPSAAREKAKELSLELKSITQLYNEYAVPFELWEICLEMLYFANYSGDADSSIVRETCARLIDQALSRGGIAEACSVLKRVGSHIYPGDGAVLPLDTLCLHLEKAALERSESGIESVGEEDVARALLAACKGATEPVLNTYDQLLSNGAILPSPKLRLRLLRSVLLVLREWAMSVFAQRIGTSTTGASLILGGTFSLEQTAVINQGVRDKITSAANRYMTEVRRLALPQNQTEAVYRGFRELEESLISSFSFNNNF